The Salmo trutta chromosome 27, fSalTru1.1, whole genome shotgun sequence genome includes the window CTGTCACCTCAAActtctccacctccaccccctcatcctcctcctctccctgccgTCCGTACAGGTGGGACATAGACATGGCTGGGTCTCTGAGGAGACAGTTAATCAAGCCTTCATCATTAAGGAATAGTTACCAGAAATTACCCAGTCACTTCCTCTTATGGATGATTTAAACGTAGGTAGTGCATACACTATAGTCTATGGACTACACTTTCTAGAAAGTAGTAACGTTAACGTTAGATATGTATTGTCTGGACTTGCTTGCTTTATGGCGAAACAACTGAAGTGATATGACCCTGTTAGCATGCAGAATATACAAGTTGACATTGATAAAGCTGATTTAGATCtatatagtgttaactagttatATATAAATTTTATCTACCAAACTAACTAGTCTAACGTCGTTATGGGACAGCTGATTTCCTGCTCTGGCTATTCGTCGTTGGAGGGACCAGCTCGATTTACATGGCTACGAAAGTAAATTTAACTTAATTACTTACCTGAACTGCTCAGTTGTTGCAACTATCGATGAACGCAAATATATATGGACAATGTgtaccgctaactagctagcattgTAACGAAGACGAAACCCCAAGTACTTCCCCTTGACAAATATTGAACCGGAAGCAAATGGGTTTGCGTGCGCCACTTTAAAAACAGTCCCCCATGTGTTGCCAGAAATACTAGCTACGGTAGCTACTAACTTTTTGTTTTATAAATGTTTCCTTCGATAACACAATTAGTGGCAGTATCATTATCATAAATTCATGAGTCTAATAGCTGTGTTGGTTAGGTGAGCTGTTGTGTAGATGTAGATAAGCGAACTATTCCAGATGCCGAACAGCGGTGAGGAGTGGCAGGTGGCTCGGCGACGTAAGGGAGCAGGCCGCAAAGGGAAGATTCCTCACACCGCCCGTCATGAACCTGGACATGCCGACGCTgtggacacagacaggaccaaaCAAAGGATCACAGAAACCATGTAAGAAGAACAAAGCTATTAAAATCAAGGATtatcctgactgttcccatatgccattcactgtactgtattgtacaaaGGTGGACAGTAGGGCTATCTAATCACAGCAGTTGACACAAAAAGATAACTGTGTTGCTTTATTTCTCCCACTGTAGGGCTGAACTGAGGTGTGCAGACTTCTGGTTGGAGTGGAGAGGTGTGTAACAGAACTCTAATGAATGATCTAGTTCCGTATCCGGTCCCAGTTGGCCAGTCCCATAACTTCCAGCCTCTACCAATAGCGACACACTAAACCTGAAAGATTTGGATAAGTGTAAACACTATGGTAATAGAGCTCCTTCCTTTCTCAGATCGACTGACGGCTGTGGCTAAGGCAGACTTCCCAGAGGTTGGAGGGGACCCAGCAGCAGGCGCTGACCCAGGACCTGAGGGTGGGGACCGGGCCCGGGAGCTCCCTAGCGGcacacaggagtgtgtgtgttatggtctgGGCTCCTTCTCTTCCTGTGTGACAGCTCGTTACCAACTAGCCATGCTGCTA containing:
- the srrd gene encoding SRR1-like protein isoform X3 — encoded protein: MPNSGEEWQVARRRKGAGRKGKIPHTARHEPGHADAVDTDRTKQRITETMAELRCADFWLEWRDRLTAVAKADFPEVGGDPAAGADPGPEGGDRARELPSGTQECVCYGLGSFSSCVTARYQLAMLLLILESLKIPMERCSVYDPVFSSGEMEVLRQLGLTVLTENEDDSERTPERLQLHSTRCVCV